The Nodosilinea sp. PGN35 genomic interval GTCGACGGTGACGGGGATTGAGCACAAGGTGTTCGTCGGCCCCTTTGCCCGCCAGTTTCCCCAGGCCCAGGTGTATGTGACCCCAAACCAGTGGAGCTTTCCGCTCAATTTGCCGCTGCCCTGGCTGGGGCTGCCGCGCCATCGCACCCACATGCTCCCCGCCGACAGCGCCCAGGCCCCCTTCTCCGACCAGGTGGACTACGCCCTGCTGCCGCCCATCGACCTGGGGCTGGGGCCATTCGGCGAGACCGCCTGCTTCCACCGGGCCAGCCGCACCCTGCTGCTCACCGATGCAATTGTGGCAATTCCGGCGGAGCCACCTGCGATCGTGCAGATCGATCCGTTTCCGCTGCTGTTCCACGCCCGCGACACCGCTACTGACCCCATAGTGGATACGCCCGAGAACCGCCGCAAGGGCTGGCAGCGCATTGCCCTGTTTGCCTTTTACTTTCGGCCCAGCACCCTGGATGTGGCCAAAACAGCGGAGATGTTTAAAGAGGCAAAGCAGGCTCCGGTGCGATCGCGCCAGCACTACTTTGGTCTCTACCCCTTCCGCTGGCGACCCGCCTGGCATCAGTCGTTTCAGGCGCTGCACAACCACGGCCAGCTCCAGGTGGCCCCCATTCTGCAAACGCTGATTTTCAACCGTGGCCCCCAGGCTGTTTTAGACTGGGCAAAAACCGTCGCCGCTTGGCCCTTTGAGCGCATCATTCCGGCCCACCTGGCCGCTCCCATTGCCGCTACTCCAGAGCAGTTTTTAGCGGCGTTTGAGTTTTTGTATCGCGAACCAGCCGCAGCGGCAAACCGAAGCCTGCCCGAGGCCGACTTTGATCTACTGCATCAAATTGAAGCCCTTTTGCTAAGCCGGGGTATTTCTCGTCCACGCCAGCCTGCGCCCTCCGTGGACAAAAAATAGCCGATCTTCTCTTCGCAGAGGCCTCTCAGGCCTCTGCGAAGAGAAGATCGGCAGTAGTGGCTATGCTGAGGCTCCTAAACTAGCCCTATTCGGCCATAGCTTCCATTTTGGCGGAAATTTTTGCTTTAATGTCCTCGACACTGGGCATAAACTCCTTCTTCTTCTCAAAGCCCAGCTTGACCTTTTCCGCAATTTCCTCTGGAGTGGGTGCCATTTCAGATCCAGGCGCGTCGGGGGCGAAGGAGGCTTTGCTCTCCATGCCGGCTTTGATACGCTCAGCAATTTCGTCGGGAGTTGGCATAAACATGTCTTTCTTATTTAGAAAGACCTCTTTCTTCTGCTCGGGGGTGAGGGCCGCAAACAAATTCCCCTTGGGGACGGTCTTTAGAGTGGCGGCTAAATCAGCTTTTTGCCCTGTCGTCAGCGCCATCGCCTTAAATGCTTTCCGCAAACTATAGCCGTTTTGAATTGCCTGCTCAAACGTCTCCCGCTGCTCGGGAAAAAGAATACTTTCAATTTGGGGCACATACTTTGAGCGCAGCTCCTCAACTAGAGTTTCCTGCTCTGCGGTTAAATCAACATTGTCAAAGAGCGGCAGCGCAAATGCAAACGGCTTGGCGCTAACCGGGCTAGCGACCAGGGCTATTGACGCTAGCGTACACAGTAGTGTGCACAGCACCGCAGCTAAAAGCTTTCGTAACATGCTAGGGCAATCTCCGTACTAAATAACACAACTCAACGAGAAAACTGTATGGGAAAACGGTGCTCATGGCGCTGAGCAGACTGACTATCGCTGGCTGGCAGCGGCCTTAAAATGTTCTGAAAAGGCTACAACTGCCATAAACGATATCACAATCACCGGTATCACCAGGCTCCACCAAGTTTCAGAAATTAACACAAAGTAGGTGGCCCCCAAACCTCCCAGGGCGAAGCCTAGCAGAATAGGCAAAATGCGGCCCATGCGCTCCACCGACTCGGCGGCAGCCAGAGCCGCTTTTTCATCGCCCGCAGGGGCAAGTTTAGAGATGGCCACCTGCACTAAATCGATGGTAAGTTGGGTCGTGTTGCCGGTCATTACGGTGGTGGGTATGTAGCTCTTGAACACCCCTTTAGCCTCTTTCATCAAAGCATTTTGAACGGCCATAGCAATGACCCCCGCAATGCCAATCGGCAGAATGTATTCTTCTTGAATATTGAAGATTAACGCCGGGGAAAGGTTGACTCCCACGATTAAAAAGACAGTCAGGGCGATCGCCTCAGCCGTCAGCAACACCGCAAAGACCGGCCAATCCTTTTTGCGCGCATAGCGGGCCAGCAGCGAGGTGGCTGCCACCGCCACCATAAAGGCTGGAAACATCAGCAGGTGAGTGATGGTTGACTCTTCGTCGGCCTGCACAAACTCGTACCCAGCCAGGGCAATGTTGCCGGTGACGTGGGCGGTAAAAATGCCAAACAAAATAATGAAAGCAGAGGTATCGACAAACCCGGCTACCCAGCTCAGCATAAACCCCGCCGGGCCGTCGCTAAGCAGGTAGCTGCCCAGGCTAAACTCAGACTTACTAGGAGAACTCGCAACCATGGCAACTATCTAGACATGTTGAAGAATTGAGACATATTGAGATCAAATCAAGCGTCGTCAACCTGGCTCTCAGCGGCCCTCGGCGTCAGGAAACCGGATGCAAAGCCCTAGGCGGTGACCCTCCTGTAGCCTGGAGCAGCCTTTAGGTCATGATGAGGGGTTGCCCGCCCACCGTCGGTAGCAGAACTAACGGTATTACCCCTTGCCATAGGTTTCAGCCTTGGGGTTAATCACCTTAATAGCCCTGTACAGATGGCTATCTGGGGTAAACGCTGGGGCTGATTCTTCGGTAGCCAGAGCAATTTGAGGCACCTGGTTCAGGTCGCTAAACTCAGCGGTGGTACCCCAGTGGGCCAGCAGAGCGACGTGGGGCGTATCAACTCCGGTGAGCAGCACCGCCGTACGGGGGGCCGGGTAAAACTGGGGCAAATCGGCCAGGGCAAGGTGGGCAGCGGCCACCAGGTCGGCCTGCTGCGCGGGGCTATCGGCGGCAATTTCGGCAATTTGTACCAGGGCCGTACCGCCGGGAATGGCTGACACCATCCCCGGCGGCGAGACTACCCGATCGATGGTAAAGGTGGCGCTCAAAAAGGGTTCCCCCAACCCATCCCCCGGCTGGTCTTGGCTTTTACTACCCTTGCCGCTCTTGCTGCCAGCATACTTCTCGTAATACTTGGTGTAGTCGTCTTCGCCGCTGGTTAAGGAGGCTTGAAAGGCGGCGTAGCTGCTGTCATCGGCCCACTGGCTCAGCACCACAACCCGAGCCCCATCAACGCTGGAAAACAGGGCGAGGCCGTAAAATCCAGGAATGGTTTTGTAGAACGATTTGGTTAGTTTGTAAAACGATTTTACGGCGTCAGCCTGGGCGGCAGGGTCAGTTTTATAGAGGGAAACAACGGCGATCGCCCCGCCGCTGTCCTTAAAAACCATGGCTTCAGCCGCCTTATCGGCCCAGGCTGGAGAGACCGACAGCGGCAAATACAGACAGCAGAGCAGGCACGCCCCTAGAAATTTCCCCAAACCTGTGAGCATAAGTTGTTGACATCTCATGGTGGGTAGCAATACAAATCGGCCCAGCGCTCGACAACCGCTTGAAGGCTCTCCTGCTAAAAACCCGTTCAGGCTGTTGCCTCGACCGACTCAGCGGGCCGGTTTAGCGTTCCAAAAAAATGCTTTTGGCCGGGATAATAAAACCCCATCCTAGCGGCAGCAACAGCGGTGTTTTGTTGCTTTAGATACCGTTTCTTAGTCCTCAAAAGGCATATAGAGTTCATTACAACCCACCTAGGATAGAGATTTAGCAGCTGTCGGAGCGTATTTTTCTGGTCTTGACCTATCCTGTGCTCTC includes:
- a CDS encoding DUF4336 domain-containing protein; the encoded protein is MSALTPASSLHHRRDQAWPFWPLVPLYPYGQRPTQRVEVVKDQVWTFEQFQGIFYVVVPIRMTVVRLEPTGLLVYSPVAPTPECIALVRELENRYGPVKYIVMSTVTGIEHKVFVGPFARQFPQAQVYVTPNQWSFPLNLPLPWLGLPRHRTHMLPADSAQAPFSDQVDYALLPPIDLGLGPFGETACFHRASRTLLLTDAIVAIPAEPPAIVQIDPFPLLFHARDTATDPIVDTPENRRKGWQRIALFAFYFRPSTLDVAKTAEMFKEAKQAPVRSRQHYFGLYPFRWRPAWHQSFQALHNHGQLQVAPILQTLIFNRGPQAVLDWAKTVAAWPFERIIPAHLAAPIAATPEQFLAAFEFLYREPAAAANRSLPEADFDLLHQIEALLLSRGISRPRQPAPSVDKK
- a CDS encoding YoaK family protein, yielding MVASSPSKSEFSLGSYLLSDGPAGFMLSWVAGFVDTSAFIILFGIFTAHVTGNIALAGYEFVQADEESTITHLLMFPAFMVAVAATSLLARYARKKDWPVFAVLLTAEAIALTVFLIVGVNLSPALIFNIQEEYILPIGIAGVIAMAVQNALMKEAKGVFKSYIPTTVMTGNTTQLTIDLVQVAISKLAPAGDEKAALAAAESVERMGRILPILLGFALGGLGATYFVLISETWWSLVIPVIVISFMAVVAFSEHFKAAASQR
- a CDS encoding antibiotic biosynthesis monooxygenase, with protein sequence MVFKDSGGAIAVVSLYKTDPAAQADAVKSFYKLTKSFYKTIPGFYGLALFSSVDGARVVVLSQWADDSSYAAFQASLTSGEDDYTKYYEKYAGSKSGKGSKSQDQPGDGLGEPFLSATFTIDRVVSPPGMVSAIPGGTALVQIAEIAADSPAQQADLVAAAHLALADLPQFYPAPRTAVLLTGVDTPHVALLAHWGTTAEFSDLNQVPQIALATEESAPAFTPDSHLYRAIKVINPKAETYGKG